A genome region from Sphingobacteriaceae bacterium GW460-11-11-14-LB5 includes the following:
- a CDS encoding DNA mismatch repair protein MutT — protein MIIEKWQKIASKYLVREKWATLRVDEVKLPGGIIKDDYYVLEYPNWVNAIALTEEGKIIMVRQYRHAADIVSLEVPGGVIDGDEAPEFAVKRELLEETGYSFKTCKLIAELYPNPATSDNRTFTYFLTGGIKTHEQHLDEHEILNVEEYTIDELKQLIKDNKIAQALHVAALLYGLAELEKL, from the coding sequence ATGATTATAGAAAAGTGGCAGAAAATAGCCTCTAAATATTTAGTACGAGAGAAGTGGGCTACCTTGAGGGTAGACGAAGTTAAACTTCCCGGAGGTATTATAAAAGACGATTATTATGTTTTAGAGTATCCAAACTGGGTAAATGCGATTGCATTAACTGAAGAAGGAAAAATAATCATGGTACGCCAGTACCGCCATGCAGCCGATATTGTTTCACTTGAAGTTCCGGGCGGTGTAATTGATGGCGATGAAGCACCTGAGTTTGCTGTTAAACGTGAACTTTTAGAGGAAACCGGTTACAGTTTTAAAACCTGCAAACTTATAGCTGAGCTTTATCCCAATCCTGCAACATCTGATAACAGGACCTTTACCTATTTCCTGACAGGTGGTATTAAAACGCATGAACAGCATTTAGATGAACATGAAATATTAAATGTTGAAGAGTATACCATTGATGAGCTAAAACAACTGATTAAGGATAATAAAATAGCCCAGGCACTTCATGTTGCGGCTTTATTATATGGCTTAGCAGAATTAGAGAAACTTTAA